From the Mytilus trossulus isolate FHL-02 unplaced genomic scaffold, PNRI_Mtr1.1.1.hap1 h1tg000085l___fragment_1__unscaffolded, whole genome shotgun sequence genome, one window contains:
- the LOC134699826 gene encoding fibrinogen C domain-containing protein 1-like produces the protein MNICFTEFVPRDCNDFPEGSLSGVYTIYPKDTKFDVYCDMETAGFGWSVFQRRINGTVDFFRGWSDYEDGFGNLKSEFWLGNKFIHLLTSTARYKLHVHLEDFDGNSRYAEYSKFSIGDAASNYILNIEGYSGDAGDSLMDPSNQNHSGMMFTTTDRDNDRYIDNCASMYKGAWWYNACHRANLNGEYLRGQHSTTANGIVWWTWKGYRYSLKSTKLMIKRN, from the exons ATGAATATATGTTTTACAGAATTTGTACCACGTGATTGTAACGACTTTCCAGAAGGAAGTTTATCAGGGGTTTACACAATTTATCCAAAAGATACGAAATTCGATGTTTACTGCGACATGGAAACAGCAGGATTTGGATGGTCG GTTTTCCAAAGGAGAATAAACGGCACTGTCGATTTTTTCAGAGGATGGTCCGATTACGAGGATGGATTCGGAAATTTGAAATCAGAATTTTGGCTAg GAAATAAGTTTATCCACCTCCTTACATCTACTGCAAGATACAAGCTTCACGTTCACCTTGAAGATTTTGATGGAAATTCGCGATATGCAGAGTACAGCAAATTTAGTATCGGAGATGCTGCCAGCaattacattttgaatattgaagGTTATAGTGGAGATGCAG GAGATAGCCTGATGGACCCTAGCAACCAAAACCATAGCGGCATGATGTTTACCACCACAGACAGAGATAACGACAGATATATAGACAACTGTGCATCTATGTATAAGGGAGCGTGGTGGTACAACGCATGTCATAGGGCTAATTTGAATGGAGAATATTTAAGAGGACAGCACTCCACTACAGCCAATGGGATCGTATGGTGGACATGGAAAGGATATAGATATTCGCTGAAGTCAACTAAACTTATGATTAAACGAAATTAA